In the Alligator mississippiensis isolate rAllMis1 chromosome 7, rAllMis1, whole genome shotgun sequence genome, one interval contains:
- the LOC132251480 gene encoding ribonuclease pancreatic-like produces MSPRGPHAAVLLMFLMLTLVSSWPTADGKESQYEKFQRQHIDEVPDQLFNDLYCNTRMKKQKMTTPKCKLFNTFIHSDLGTVKAVCTRTGTKKPNNRYYSNDSFYVTDCKLIRKDPRQGCVYKATTLSRRICITCEQAHGAGLAPVHYGSYKECFP; encoded by the coding sequence ATGTCTCCCAGAGGGCCCCACGCCGCCGTGCTGCTGATGTTCCTGATGCTGACCCTGGTGTCTTCCTGGCCGACCGCGGACGGCAAGGAATCGCAATACGAGAAGTTCCAGCGGCAGCACATCGACGAGGTGCCAGACCAGCTGTTCAATGACCTCTACTGCAACACGAGGATGAAGAAGCAGAAGATGACCACTCCCAAGTGCAAGCTTTTCAACACCTTCATTCACTCAGATTTAGGAACAGTAAAAGCCGTCTGCACACGGACTGGGACTAAGAAGCCCAACAACAGGTATTACAGCAACGACAGCTTCTATGTCACTGACTGCAAACTTATAAGAAAGGACCCACGGCAAGGCTGCGTGTACAAGGCAACCACCTTGTCCCGGAGGATTTGCATAACCTGTGAGCAAGCCCACGGAGCTGGACTGGCACCTGTCCACTATGGCAGCTACAAAGAGTGCTTCCCCTAG
- the LOC132251481 gene encoding maestro heat-like repeat-containing protein family member 1 — MGQEECRRAVGLCCPYLGLRRVQGVLAFYVQGSGEVRVNVLLRDLCRHLVKEKPALLEGLCYRTRRYYTSSWPEIRAAAIHFTGIMLEYSSPGTTRWLNIAHLQSCKSEIQPLPFPSGAQKEPRGCRTPRDRTSACIVHCPPHITPEPRCPGMTRLWRC; from the exons ATGGGTCAAGAG GAGTGCAGAAGAGCTGTGGGCCTCTGCTGCCCTTACCTGGGGctcaggagggtgcagggagtcCTGGCCTTTTATGTGCAGGGGTCAGGAGAGGTGCGGGTCAACGTTCTGCTGAGAGACCTTTGCAGGCACTTG gtcaaagaaAAACCGGCACTCCTGGAGGGTCTGTGCTACAGGACCAGGAGGTACTacaccagctcctggccagaGATCCGGGCAGCAGCAATACATTTTACCG GCATCATGCTGGAGTACAGCAGCCCAGGGACTACCAGGTGGCTGAACATCGCCCACTTGCAGAGCTGTAAGTCagaaatccagcccctgcccttcccttctgGAGCCCAGAAGGAGCCGAGAGGCTGCAGGACCCCGAGAGACCGCACGTCTGCATGCATCgtgcactgcccaccccacatCACTCCTGAGCCCCGATGCCCAGGGATGACCCGCCTGTGGCGCTGCTAG
- the LOC109284234 gene encoding maestro heat-like repeat-containing protein family member 2B produces the protein MREKKCDMVQAMRGTLGDESIEVKKAVLHFSRTVLTVHGLEEWAWELVAYIFKQASSSSSQMVREMEGGRLVLMSEQGEAWHWLEQDADAEEEHSIRATCVELLEYVDVSVRGMSQVVASALGDRTRAHCALRGLWALHRTIHPAVGEQWRIKIPILLMTMEGTAQTCQDNVWWEHLLLKFLNRTLQTIDDDAWSRELILELQLQTASYACSSPEKTFLYKALGTTLASCQDVAYVKSQLQKFLKDTDYMDASEREQVVSILAFSAKGHLDLTLSTLEDFGAAMSKVQVSGIISLLQDFHQGRRGRTHRALILAYSQIAVHAPQTQLLPRVERDITRRVLQHYVSSCQVLGITILNKDLDLKLTLIRSVTEISRAILDADGSQSFQFTYKEELLGYMLDFIKEEPMDSLASPVRLTAMLAIKHLSKVKPSLNRDANRSLLETCLRCLVPLPAVQHLRQEGETAQDSLQIQSLHELSMQALGELMRGLLEEDPTESWVMEMFHLLEPWLSAGKEWERDRALQGSAQLLAACREAVYCRLQEPFGKTGFLLGLLAPYTCASLATSRLWAADCIACLLPVQDQSMGMDAAEEELRGIREELKASTPETVLAASSRMAKVSVSRGWCGDSGDRASFTVHSFAHTRFTSFYGVLGKYFTSSQTHEFMETMLNAMLRASPTCATAGGHWLLRIIKEHGEALLEEVPDILGTITMHMPAMQEGCRKSCLLEAVASLAGFHVEAVTSSLLCRPLPMDSDTSELWRAMGGGNDLSIHVLHLLLAKLDHRAETESSSLTAAFEPLAATCAALEIVSTLQCGQVLRDMLPAMLRALVEQTSHTVGQKMPAPGGSLCSITEGQVHVVGNPCRLSMEALACAISKGIGESVATSLCKEGTWPLLECPETHHEGVCQLARALLPSGMVTPNFIKEILKWVRAGSPKLRLTGTAFLSQVMSDPSIQDEELLNPALLLLVEQAKDSNYAVRQMAARALGNVAHGAPAQLKHHRTLILDTLVQASFVPSSDELMTEGMISLAKVLRQFGTRTGPVILAVGTHVRAFFDHVSEHRSPPPFDCSSLWALSGRGCTCCPLLQPKLEDFNCCGRNEFSGRKASP, from the exons ATGCGGGAGAAAAAATGTGACATGGTGCAGGCCATGAGGGGCACGCTCGGCGATGAGAGCATTGAG gtgAAGAAGGCTGTGCTCCATTTCAGCAGGACGGTGCTCACTGTGCACGGcctggaggagtgggcctgggagcTGGTGGCCTATATTTTCAAGCAGGCCAGCTCATCTAGCAGCCAAATGGTAAGAGAAATGGAGGGTGGGCGCTTGGTGCTGATGTCcgagcagggggaagcctggcactggctggagcagga tgctgatgctgagGAGGAACACAGCATCCGAGCCACCTGTGTAGAGCTGCTGGAATATGTGGACGTCTCAGTGCGTGGCATGAGCCAA GTGGTCGCCTCGGCCCTGGGCGACAGGACCCGTGCGCATTGTGCGCTGCGGGGACTGTGGGCTCTGCACCGCACGATCCACCCTGCTGTTGGGGAGCAGTGGAGGATCAAGATCCCCATCCTGCTCATGACTATGGAAG GAACAGCTCAGACCTGCCAGGACAACGTGTGGtgggagcacctgctgctgaag TTCCTGAACAGGACACTGCAGACCATCGATGACGAtgcctggagcagagagctgatcctggagctgcagctgcagacgGCCAGCTACGCCTGCTCCTCCCCGGAGAAG actttcctaTATAAGGCACTTGGTACCACGCTGGCCTCTTGCCAGGATGTTGCCTACgtgaaatcccagctccagaAATTTCTGAAGGACACAGATTACATGGACGCTTCGGAGAGAGAG CAAGTCGTGAGCATCCTGGCTTTCTCAGCCAAGGGCCACCTGGACCTCACCCTGAGCACCCTGGAGGACTTTGGTGCTGCCATGAGTAAAGTGCAGGTGTCTGGGATCATCAGCCTCCTGCAG GACTTTCaccaggggagaagaggcaggaccCACAGGGCCTTGATCCTGGCCTACAGCCAAATAGCTGTGCATGCCCCCCAAACGCAGCTGCTCCCCCGCGTGGAGCGTGACATCACCAGGAGGGTCCTGCAGCACTACGTGAGCAGCTGCCAG GTGCTTGGCATCACCATCCTCAATAAG GACCTGGACTTAAAGCTGACCCTCATCCGGTCAGTCACTGAGATCAGCCGTGCCATCCTGGACGCTGACGGCTCCCAGAGCTTCCAGTTCACGTAcaaagaggagctgctggggtacatgctg GACTTCATAAAAGAGGAACCGATGGATTCCCTGGCCTCTCCTGTTCGCCTCACGGCCATGCTTGCCATTAAGCACCTGAG CAAGGTGAAACCCTCCCTGAATCGGGATGCAAACAGAAGCCTGCTTGAAACCTGCCTCAGGTGCCTGGTAcctctcccagctgtgcagcacctgagaCAGGAGGGGGAGACAGCTCAGGACTCGTTGCAAATACAG TCCTTGCACGAGTTGTCCATGCAGGCCTTGGGCGAGCTCATGAGAGGCCTCCTTGAAGAAGACCCCACTGAGAGCTGGGTCATGGAGATGTTCCAC CTTCTTGAGCCATGGCTTTCAGCTGgcaaggagtgggagagggacagggccttGCAGGGCAGCGCCCAGCTGCTTGCCGCCTGCCGAGAGGCCGTCTACTGCAGA CTGCAAGAGCCCTTCGGGAAAACCGggttcctgctggggctgctggcgcCCTACACCTGCGCCTCTCTGGCCACATCCCGGCTGTGGGCTGCTGACTGCATTGCCTGCCTCCTCCCCGTACAAG ATCAGTCCATGGGCATGGATGCAGCGGAGGAGGAGCTGAGGGGTATCCGGGAGGAGCTGAAAGCCTCCACCCCCGAGACTGTGCTTGCCGCATCCTCCCGCATGGCCAAGGTGAGTGTCTCAAGAGGCTGGTGTGGGGACTCTGGGGACCGGGCGTCCTTCACTGTCCACTCCTTTGCTCACACACGGTTTACCTCTTTCTATgga GTCCTTGGAAAATATTTTACATCAAGCCAGACCCATGAGTTTATGGAGACCATGCTGAATGCCATGCTGAGAGCCAGCCCCACATGTGCCACAGCAGGAGGACATTGGCTCCtcagaatcatcaaggagcatggagaggccctgctggaggag gtgcCGGACATCCTGGGCACCATAACGATGCACATGCCCGCTATGCAGGAAGGGTGCAGGaagagctgcctgctggaagCTGTGGCCAGTCTAGCAGGCTTCCACGTAGAGGCCGTCACCAGCAGCCTGCTTTGTAGACCTCTGCCCATGGACAG TGACACCTCTGAATTGTGGCGGGCGATGGGTGGAGGCAATGATTTGTCCATCCACGTGCTGCATTTGCTCCTCGCCAAGCTGGACCATCGGGCTGAGACGGAGAGCAGCTCACTCACCGCAGCATTTGAGCCACTGGCA gcAACCTGTGCTGCTTTGGAGATTGTCAGCACCCTGCAGTGTGGCCAAGTGCTGAGGGACATGCTCCCAGCCATGCTGCGTGCTCTTGTGGAGCAAACAAGCCACACCGTGGGGCAAAAAATGCCAGCGCCCGGCGGGAGCCTTTGCAGCATTACAGAGGGCCAAGTCCACGTAGTGGGCAACCcttgcag GCTTTCCATGGAGGCCCTGGCCTGCGCCATTTCAAAGGGCATAGGGGAAAGTGTGGCCACATCCCTGTGCAAGGAGGGAACGTGGCCCTTGCTTGAGTGCCCAGAGACACACCACGAGGGGgtgtgccagctggccag GGCTCTGCTGCCGTCGGGCATGGTAACGCCAAATTTCATCAAGGAGATCCTCAAATGGGTGCGGGCTGGGTCACCAAAGCTGAGGCTCACAGGGACAGCCTTCCTCAGCCAG GTTATGAGTGACCCGTCCATCCAGGACGAGGAGCtgctgaacccagcccttcttctACTGGTGGAACAAGCCAAGGACAGCAATTATGCTGTTCGGCAGATGGCAGCCAGGGCCTTGGGGAACGTGGCACATGGTGCCCCTGCGCAG CTGAAACACCACCGGACCCTCATCCTGGACACCCTGGTCCAAGCCTCCTTCGTGCCATCTTCAGATGAGCTAATGACAGAGGGCATGATATCTCTGGCCAAGGTCCTCAGGCAGTTCGGGACCAGAACAGGGCCCGTCATTTTGGCTGTGGGGACGCACGTTAGGGCCTTTTTCGACCACGTGAGTGAGcaccgctccccacccccattcgaTTGCTCTTCGTTGTGGGCCCTGTCGGGGAGGGGatgcacttgctgccccttgctcCAGCCCAAACTGGAAGATTTTAACTGTTGTGGAAGAAATGAGTTCTCAGGAAGAAAAGCAAGCCCATGA